In the genome of Bradyrhizobium ottawaense, the window GGCCCCCGACAGCGACCCAGATCAGCGGCAGCGCCGCCGCCGTCATGCCCATGCTCGAGGGCGTGATGTACTGTCCCCACACCGTGTAGAGCACGCCGGAGAGCCCTGCGAGCGCCGCGCCGATGACGAAGGTGATGAGCTGGTATTTGCGCACGTCGTAGCCGAGCATCTCGGCCCGTTCCGGATTCTCCCGGATCGCGACAATGACGTTGCCGAACGACGAGTTCATCAGAATGCGCAGGCCCAGATAGACGAAGATGAGAAGTCCGAGCACGAAGTAATAGAGGCCGACATCCGCGAACAGCACGATCGGCTCGCCCGGCCAGGGGATGGTCAGCGGCGGCATCGCGCTCATGCCGTTGAAGCCGTTCAGTCGCGCACTGCCGATACGCCACTCCGGCCCTGCGGTCTGGGCCATGAATCGCTCCAGCATCAACGTCACGGCGAGCGTAACGATGCCGAGGAAGACACCGGCGATGCGGCCGAAGAACATGAAATAGCCGAGCAGGATCGCGAACAGCGCAGCGATCGCGACGGCTACCACCAGCGCCACCAGCGTGAAGCCGTAGGCCGAGCCGAAATTGATGGTGAGGATGCCATAGCCGTAGCCCGCAATCCCGAAAAAGGCGGTCTGGCCGAAGGACAGCGAGCCGCCATACCCCCAGATCAGGCAGAGGCTGAGAGCGATGAAGACCCAGACGAAGAAGTAGACCGTGTTGCCGACGGTGTAGCCGTCGCTCACCAGCGGATACGCCAGTGCGGCAGCGAGCACGACGGCGAACAGGCCCCAGAAAGCCGGACCGCGACCGACGGTCTGCGGTCCTTCGAGACGGCGAAACAACGAGAGAAAACCGGTCACGACGCCATCCCCCGTCAGGTGCGCTCGCGCAGCACGAAGCCGGAAATGCCCTTCGGCAGCACCCGGACGACGATGATCACCGCGACCAGGAGGCCGATCTGGCCGAACAGCTGCCCCTGCCAGGACGTCATCCCCGACTTAACGATCGCAAGCAGGCCGCCGGCAGGCGCCGTGCCGAGGAACACGTCGGCGCCGCCGATCACCACGGTGACGAACGCTTCCATGATGAAGGTTGCTCCCATGGTCGGCACCAGCGTCATGGTCGGCGCGTAAAGGCCGCCGGCAAGTCCGGCGAGCCCCGCGCCGCAGGCGAAGGTGAGGCTATAGATCAAACGCGTATCGACACCGAGCGCCGCGGCCATGTGCGGCACCTGGATCGTGGCACGCGCCAGCACGCCGAAGCGCGTCCAGTTGAACAGGGCATAAAGCCCCGCCAGCACACCGAGCGCAGCGCAGAACAGCACGATGC includes:
- a CDS encoding branched-chain amino acid ABC transporter permease, giving the protein MTGFLSLFRRLEGPQTVGRGPAFWGLFAVVLAAALAYPLVSDGYTVGNTVYFFVWVFIALSLCLIWGYGGSLSFGQTAFFGIAGYGYGILTINFGSAYGFTLVALVVAVAIAALFAILLGYFMFFGRIAGVFLGIVTLAVTLMLERFMAQTAGPEWRIGSARLNGFNGMSAMPPLTIPWPGEPIVLFADVGLYYFVLGLLIFVYLGLRILMNSSFGNVIVAIRENPERAEMLGYDVRKYQLITFVIGAALAGLSGVLYTVWGQYITPSSMGMTAAALPLIWVAVGGRSDLTSTVIGTLMVLAAFQALTIYGSQYALVFMGVLLVLTVLIAPNGLVLGAMNWLGRLVARLTQRAG
- a CDS encoding ABC transporter permease subunit, with translation MDLATLVFSALYQFGDAFAFLVLSACGLAVIFGMMGVINLAHGEFIMCGAYVTAATVHAGLPLPLGILAGTIVSALVGVVVELVVIRHLYDRPLDTIVATWGLSLIATQGTLIMVGSTMAGVGTPFGSFQVGDYSYSIYRIVLFCAALGVLAGLYALFNWTRFGVLARATIQVPHMAAALGVDTRLIYSLTFACGAGLAGLAGGLYAPTMTLVPTMGATFIMEAFVTVVIGGADVFLGTAPAGGLLAIVKSGMTSWQGQLFGQIGLLVAVIIVVRVLPKGISGFVLRERT